In Effusibacillus lacus, one genomic interval encodes:
- a CDS encoding class I SAM-dependent methyltransferase has product MKENQVSLTAIMTAYIRALHAMNDAPKIFDDFLAYSLIPEERRVLIEQGFTRALQLNDPEGTVSYSDQTTTLASLLQAMGLPNVLSRSRYTEDNLEQAVKQGMQQYVILGAGMDTFAFRRPDLLGQLQVFEVDHPATQAFKRNRLAELGWEIPPNLHFIPVDFSKESLAEALKGLSYDPQTKSFFSWLGVTMYLTQDEVFATLRSITDIAPIGSTIIFDYFEPEEAAPHMQEMREDLRKIGEPIKTTFDPSTLALDLASLGYRLHENLSPSDIQERYFQGRTDGYYACEHVHFAQAVVE; this is encoded by the coding sequence ATGAAAGAAAACCAAGTTAGCCTTACTGCAATAATGACCGCCTACATTCGTGCCTTACATGCCATGAATGATGCACCCAAAATCTTTGATGACTTTCTGGCCTATAGTTTGATACCGGAGGAGAGACGTGTACTCATTGAACAAGGTTTTACTAGGGCTCTCCAGCTTAATGATCCCGAGGGTACTGTGTCGTACTCCGACCAAACGACTACCTTAGCGTCCTTATTGCAAGCCATGGGGTTACCCAATGTCCTTAGCCGTTCACGGTATACGGAGGACAACCTTGAACAGGCTGTAAAACAAGGGATGCAGCAGTATGTGATACTCGGGGCAGGGATGGATACTTTTGCTTTTCGTCGTCCGGATTTGCTAGGGCAGCTTCAGGTGTTCGAGGTTGACCACCCGGCCACACAAGCCTTTAAACGTAATCGACTGGCTGAGTTGGGATGGGAAATTCCGCCAAACCTGCACTTCATACCGGTGGACTTCTCGAAAGAAAGTCTGGCAGAGGCACTCAAGGGATTATCGTACGACCCGCAGACCAAAAGCTTCTTTAGCTGGCTTGGTGTCACCATGTACTTGACCCAAGACGAGGTGTTCGCAACACTGCGTTCCATTACCGATATTGCCCCTATAGGTAGTACGATTATTTTCGATTACTTTGAACCAGAAGAAGCTGCTCCACATATGCAAGAGATGCGGGAGGATTTACGAAAAATTGGCGAGCCGATAAAAACGACCTTCGACCCGTCAACGCTGGCATTAGACCTCGCAAGTTTAGGATACCGTCTCCATGAGAACTTAAGCCCATCCGATATCCAAGAACGCTATTTCCAGGGACGAACGGACGGCTATTATGCGTGTGAGCATGTACACTTTGCGCAGGCAGTGGTCGAATAG